Proteins from one Xenopus tropicalis strain Nigerian chromosome 1, UCB_Xtro_10.0, whole genome shotgun sequence genomic window:
- the ccdc149 gene encoding coiled-coil domain-containing protein 149 isoform X1: MADWITVQFPGRQGLSAMHSEQSECDWQGLVNEFLVCKRKLESKKEALLILSKELDTCQQERDQYKLMANQLRERHQSLKKKYRELIDGDPSIPPEKRKQANLAQLLGDSREKCKKLESEIKELQQRLGEVQGDNKLLRMTIAKQRLGDDEVGKRYFAPHEREDLVLQLEKAREQIEALEHDLQASLDELQDVKQERSFFQDKAERLNQELNHVLGGHEKRIIDIDALCMENRYLQERLKQLQEEVNLQKTNLAKYKNALEKRRNSKSNTKSSSSALTGVLSAKQVQELLSEEHGCSLPATPQSVSDLKSLATALLETIHEKNMVIQHQRQTNKILGNRVAELEKKLRTLEVSGLWSLPGLSYNVSVGFGRGRDAISLSNPSSPSRGPKSPMPTFTEVPYHKPLTYKAHGQPGVELDSPASDEGGNNESTKELENSQDPLGNTYDNMYLHPFIPLMCQEKDDLERQGQEIAKLTQKLTQEMTDVEGTSFEIPADGQSTASSQENHDNLDSPLSSPEPSRTMDEKHPDITPADENTVMVTQECTDNITASSSLDQCTEAEDDNKDCWEIEDSDSSDKAAHCASPSCELVEKCHSSDESIS, encoded by the exons TTTCTGGTGTGCAAGAGGAAACTGGAGAGCAAGAAAGAAGCCCTGCTGATCCTTTCTAAAGAGCTGGATACATGTCAGCAGGAGAGAGACCAGTACAAGCTGATGGCCAACCAGCTGCGGGAGCGCCACCAGTCCCTGAAGAAGAAATACAGGGAGCTGATT GATGGAGACCCTTCAATTCCACCTGAGAAGAGAAAGCAG GCTAATTTGGCTCAGTTGCTTGGGGACTCcagggaaaaatgtaaaaaattggaGTCAGAAATAAAAGAACTGCAGCAGAGACTGGGAGAAGTTCAAGGAGACAACAAG TTACTACGAATGACCATTGCCAAGCAGAGGCTCGGGGATGATGAGGTTGGAAAGCGTTACTTTGCCCCACATGAGCGGGAAGATCTTGTATTACAGCTGGAAAAAGCCAGGGAGCAG ATTGAGGCTCTTGAGCACGATCTTCAGGCGTCGTTGGACGAGCTGCAGGATGTCAAACAGGAGCGCTCATTTTTTCAGGATAAGGCGGAAAGACTAAACCAAGAACTCAACCATGTTCTAGGAGGCCATGAGAAACGCATTATAGATATCGACGCCCTGTGCATGGAGAATAG ATACCTACAGGAGCGATTAAAGCAACTACAGGAGGAAGTCAATCTGCAGAAAACTAATCTTGCCAAATACAAG AATGCACTGGAGAAACGCAGGAATTCAAAATCCAACACCAAATCAAGCAGCAGCGCGCTGACCGGAGTACTATCGGCGAAGCAAG TTCAAGAGCTTCTATCAGAAGAACATGGCTGCAGCTTGCCTGCCACTCCCCAGTCCGTGTCTGATCTGAAATCGTTGGCCACTGCATTGCTGGAAACAATCCATGAGAAGAATATGGTTATTCAGCACCAGAGGCAGACCAATAA gATTTTAGGCAACCGAGTGGCAGAATTAGAGAAGAAATTAAGAACATTAGAAGTGTCTGGCTTGTGGAGTCTTCCAG GCCTGAGCTACAATGTCTCTGTGGGATTTGGGA GAGGTAGGGACGCCATATCTCTCAGTAATCCATCATCTCCttcaagggggccaaaatctCCTATGCCAACATTTACTGAGGTGCCTTACCACAAACCACTGACCTATAAAG CACATGGTCAGCCGGGTGTTGAGTTGGATTCTCCTGCTTCGGATGAGGGAGGCAACAATGAATCTACCAAAGAACTGGAGAACTCTCAAGATCCACTAGGTAATACTTACGATAACATGTATTTGCATCCCTTCATCCCATTGATGTGCCAAGAAAAGGACGACTTAGAAAGACAAGGGCAAGAGATTGCTAAGCTGACACAAAAGCTGACACAAGAGATGACCGATGTAGAAGGAACCAGCTTTGAAATTCCAGCTGACGGCCAGAGTACAGCAAGCAGTCAGGAGAACCATGACAACTTAGATTCACCCTTATCTAGCCCAGAACCTTCAAGAACCATGGATGAAAAGCACCCCGATATAACACCGGCAGATGAAAACACTGTGATGGTTACTCAGGAATGTACAGACAACATCACAGCCAGCAGCAGTCTTGACCAGTGTACAGAGGCAGAGGATGACAACAAAGATTGCTGGGAAATAGAAGACAGTGACTCTTCCGACAAAGCTGCCCATTGTGCCAGCCCCAGCTGTGAATTGGTAGAAAAGTGTCACAGTTCAGATGAGAGTATTTCCTGA
- the ccdc149 gene encoding coiled-coil domain-containing protein 149 isoform X2: MADWITVQFPGRQGLSAMHSEQSECDWQGLVNEFLVCKRKLESKKEALLILSKELDTCQQERDQYKLMANQLRERHQSLKKKYRELIDGDPSIPPEKRKQANLAQLLGDSREKCKKLESEIKELQQRLGEVQGDNKLLRMTIAKQRLGDDEVGKRYFAPHEREDLVLQLEKAREQIEALEHDLQASLDELQDVKQERSFFQDKAERLNQELNHVLGGHEKRIIDIDALCMENRYLQERLKQLQEEVNLQKTNLAKYKNALEKRRNSKSNTKSSSSALTGVLSAKQVQELLSEEHGCSLPATPQSVSDLKSLATALLETIHEKNMVIQHQRQTNKILGNRVAELEKKLRTLEVSGLWSLPGGRDAISLSNPSSPSRGPKSPMPTFTEVPYHKPLTYKAHGQPGVELDSPASDEGGNNESTKELENSQDPLGNTYDNMYLHPFIPLMCQEKDDLERQGQEIAKLTQKLTQEMTDVEGTSFEIPADGQSTASSQENHDNLDSPLSSPEPSRTMDEKHPDITPADENTVMVTQECTDNITASSSLDQCTEAEDDNKDCWEIEDSDSSDKAAHCASPSCELVEKCHSSDESIS, translated from the exons TTTCTGGTGTGCAAGAGGAAACTGGAGAGCAAGAAAGAAGCCCTGCTGATCCTTTCTAAAGAGCTGGATACATGTCAGCAGGAGAGAGACCAGTACAAGCTGATGGCCAACCAGCTGCGGGAGCGCCACCAGTCCCTGAAGAAGAAATACAGGGAGCTGATT GATGGAGACCCTTCAATTCCACCTGAGAAGAGAAAGCAG GCTAATTTGGCTCAGTTGCTTGGGGACTCcagggaaaaatgtaaaaaattggaGTCAGAAATAAAAGAACTGCAGCAGAGACTGGGAGAAGTTCAAGGAGACAACAAG TTACTACGAATGACCATTGCCAAGCAGAGGCTCGGGGATGATGAGGTTGGAAAGCGTTACTTTGCCCCACATGAGCGGGAAGATCTTGTATTACAGCTGGAAAAAGCCAGGGAGCAG ATTGAGGCTCTTGAGCACGATCTTCAGGCGTCGTTGGACGAGCTGCAGGATGTCAAACAGGAGCGCTCATTTTTTCAGGATAAGGCGGAAAGACTAAACCAAGAACTCAACCATGTTCTAGGAGGCCATGAGAAACGCATTATAGATATCGACGCCCTGTGCATGGAGAATAG ATACCTACAGGAGCGATTAAAGCAACTACAGGAGGAAGTCAATCTGCAGAAAACTAATCTTGCCAAATACAAG AATGCACTGGAGAAACGCAGGAATTCAAAATCCAACACCAAATCAAGCAGCAGCGCGCTGACCGGAGTACTATCGGCGAAGCAAG TTCAAGAGCTTCTATCAGAAGAACATGGCTGCAGCTTGCCTGCCACTCCCCAGTCCGTGTCTGATCTGAAATCGTTGGCCACTGCATTGCTGGAAACAATCCATGAGAAGAATATGGTTATTCAGCACCAGAGGCAGACCAATAA gATTTTAGGCAACCGAGTGGCAGAATTAGAGAAGAAATTAAGAACATTAGAAGTGTCTGGCTTGTGGAGTCTTCCAG GAGGTAGGGACGCCATATCTCTCAGTAATCCATCATCTCCttcaagggggccaaaatctCCTATGCCAACATTTACTGAGGTGCCTTACCACAAACCACTGACCTATAAAG CACATGGTCAGCCGGGTGTTGAGTTGGATTCTCCTGCTTCGGATGAGGGAGGCAACAATGAATCTACCAAAGAACTGGAGAACTCTCAAGATCCACTAGGTAATACTTACGATAACATGTATTTGCATCCCTTCATCCCATTGATGTGCCAAGAAAAGGACGACTTAGAAAGACAAGGGCAAGAGATTGCTAAGCTGACACAAAAGCTGACACAAGAGATGACCGATGTAGAAGGAACCAGCTTTGAAATTCCAGCTGACGGCCAGAGTACAGCAAGCAGTCAGGAGAACCATGACAACTTAGATTCACCCTTATCTAGCCCAGAACCTTCAAGAACCATGGATGAAAAGCACCCCGATATAACACCGGCAGATGAAAACACTGTGATGGTTACTCAGGAATGTACAGACAACATCACAGCCAGCAGCAGTCTTGACCAGTGTACAGAGGCAGAGGATGACAACAAAGATTGCTGGGAAATAGAAGACAGTGACTCTTCCGACAAAGCTGCCCATTGTGCCAGCCCCAGCTGTGAATTGGTAGAAAAGTGTCACAGTTCAGATGAGAGTATTTCCTGA
- the ccdc149 gene encoding coiled-coil domain-containing protein 149 isoform X3 produces the protein MRSGVGADADDGRDWEFLVCKRKLESKKEALLILSKELDTCQQERDQYKLMANQLRERHQSLKKKYRELIDGDPSIPPEKRKQANLAQLLGDSREKCKKLESEIKELQQRLGEVQGDNKLLRMTIAKQRLGDDEVGKRYFAPHEREDLVLQLEKAREQIEALEHDLQASLDELQDVKQERSFFQDKAERLNQELNHVLGGHEKRIIDIDALCMENRYLQERLKQLQEEVNLQKTNLAKYKNALEKRRNSKSNTKSSSSALTGVLSAKQVQELLSEEHGCSLPATPQSVSDLKSLATALLETIHEKNMVIQHQRQTNKILGNRVAELEKKLRTLEVSGLWSLPGLSYNVSVGFGRGRDAISLSNPSSPSRGPKSPMPTFTEVPYHKPLTYKAHGQPGVELDSPASDEGGNNESTKELENSQDPLGNTYDNMYLHPFIPLMCQEKDDLERQGQEIAKLTQKLTQEMTDVEGTSFEIPADGQSTASSQENHDNLDSPLSSPEPSRTMDEKHPDITPADENTVMVTQECTDNITASSSLDQCTEAEDDNKDCWEIEDSDSSDKAAHCASPSCELVEKCHSSDESIS, from the exons ATGAGGAGCGGAGTTGGGGCAGATGCGGATGATGGCCGGGATTGGGAG TTTCTGGTGTGCAAGAGGAAACTGGAGAGCAAGAAAGAAGCCCTGCTGATCCTTTCTAAAGAGCTGGATACATGTCAGCAGGAGAGAGACCAGTACAAGCTGATGGCCAACCAGCTGCGGGAGCGCCACCAGTCCCTGAAGAAGAAATACAGGGAGCTGATT GATGGAGACCCTTCAATTCCACCTGAGAAGAGAAAGCAG GCTAATTTGGCTCAGTTGCTTGGGGACTCcagggaaaaatgtaaaaaattggaGTCAGAAATAAAAGAACTGCAGCAGAGACTGGGAGAAGTTCAAGGAGACAACAAG TTACTACGAATGACCATTGCCAAGCAGAGGCTCGGGGATGATGAGGTTGGAAAGCGTTACTTTGCCCCACATGAGCGGGAAGATCTTGTATTACAGCTGGAAAAAGCCAGGGAGCAG ATTGAGGCTCTTGAGCACGATCTTCAGGCGTCGTTGGACGAGCTGCAGGATGTCAAACAGGAGCGCTCATTTTTTCAGGATAAGGCGGAAAGACTAAACCAAGAACTCAACCATGTTCTAGGAGGCCATGAGAAACGCATTATAGATATCGACGCCCTGTGCATGGAGAATAG ATACCTACAGGAGCGATTAAAGCAACTACAGGAGGAAGTCAATCTGCAGAAAACTAATCTTGCCAAATACAAG AATGCACTGGAGAAACGCAGGAATTCAAAATCCAACACCAAATCAAGCAGCAGCGCGCTGACCGGAGTACTATCGGCGAAGCAAG TTCAAGAGCTTCTATCAGAAGAACATGGCTGCAGCTTGCCTGCCACTCCCCAGTCCGTGTCTGATCTGAAATCGTTGGCCACTGCATTGCTGGAAACAATCCATGAGAAGAATATGGTTATTCAGCACCAGAGGCAGACCAATAA gATTTTAGGCAACCGAGTGGCAGAATTAGAGAAGAAATTAAGAACATTAGAAGTGTCTGGCTTGTGGAGTCTTCCAG GCCTGAGCTACAATGTCTCTGTGGGATTTGGGA GAGGTAGGGACGCCATATCTCTCAGTAATCCATCATCTCCttcaagggggccaaaatctCCTATGCCAACATTTACTGAGGTGCCTTACCACAAACCACTGACCTATAAAG CACATGGTCAGCCGGGTGTTGAGTTGGATTCTCCTGCTTCGGATGAGGGAGGCAACAATGAATCTACCAAAGAACTGGAGAACTCTCAAGATCCACTAGGTAATACTTACGATAACATGTATTTGCATCCCTTCATCCCATTGATGTGCCAAGAAAAGGACGACTTAGAAAGACAAGGGCAAGAGATTGCTAAGCTGACACAAAAGCTGACACAAGAGATGACCGATGTAGAAGGAACCAGCTTTGAAATTCCAGCTGACGGCCAGAGTACAGCAAGCAGTCAGGAGAACCATGACAACTTAGATTCACCCTTATCTAGCCCAGAACCTTCAAGAACCATGGATGAAAAGCACCCCGATATAACACCGGCAGATGAAAACACTGTGATGGTTACTCAGGAATGTACAGACAACATCACAGCCAGCAGCAGTCTTGACCAGTGTACAGAGGCAGAGGATGACAACAAAGATTGCTGGGAAATAGAAGACAGTGACTCTTCCGACAAAGCTGCCCATTGTGCCAGCCCCAGCTGTGAATTGGTAGAAAAGTGTCACAGTTCAGATGAGAGTATTTCCTGA